The following are from one region of the Staphylococcus schleiferi genome:
- a CDS encoding CPBP family intramembrane glutamic endopeptidase — MSNLTIRRQKIRYQDFILFPLFLLLQFFSPLLAEQYLPNMLSTVMNYHLTPEMQALLFNIIMFTAQLIIILLFIFLKRDSIFKHFQHRWMELHFYIKKIIFVYIIWSAFILIYQKVAPLAILDTQNYIFILSLLTIGGLTPIVEEILFRHLLIGELGKKWGYLTMSCVSILLFGVSHFLHFQSIWTFLPFILGGITLTYVYLTSNRNLLAVIALHMLINTVSHILNSI; from the coding sequence ATGTCAAATCTTACAATAAGACGACAGAAAATAAGATATCAAGATTTTATATTATTTCCACTTTTTCTTTTGCTTCAATTCTTTTCTCCCTTATTAGCTGAGCAATACTTGCCAAATATGTTATCTACGGTGATGAATTATCATTTAACCCCTGAAATGCAAGCACTGTTATTCAATATTATTATGTTTACAGCACAGCTGATTATTATCCTACTCTTCATTTTTTTAAAAAGAGATTCAATTTTCAAACATTTTCAACACAGGTGGATGGAATTACATTTTTATATTAAGAAAATCATTTTTGTTTACATCATTTGGAGTGCTTTTATTTTGATTTATCAAAAAGTAGCCCCACTTGCAATATTGGACACTCAAAATTATATTTTTATATTGAGCTTATTAACAATAGGTGGACTGACGCCAATTGTCGAAGAAATACTCTTTCGTCATTTACTTATCGGCGAATTAGGGAAGAAATGGGGCTACCTAACAATGTCTTGTGTGTCTATCTTATTATTTGGTGTTTCACACTTTTTACATTTTCAATCTATTTGGACATTCTTACCTTTTATTTTAGGAGGTATTACACTTACTTATGTATATTTAACATCAAATCGAAACCTTCTCGCTGTGATTGCATTGCACATGCTTATTAATACAGTGTCGCATATTTTAAATTCAATTTAA
- a CDS encoding hemolysin family protein, which yields MIIAIILLIFVSCFFSGSETALTAANRVKLKSEADQNNKKSANLLKLLDKPSAFITTILIGNNIANILLPTLVTILAVDLGLNVGIASAILTVVIIVFAEVIPKSIAATFPDPIARLVFPIIRFFVIILKPITVVLNAITDGINRLLSRSQENQGMSKEEVRTMVSIAGTEGAFNEMERNRIQGVMNFDRLKVNDINNTPRVNVTSLSVENDYDEVYDIVTNHPYTRYPVYEGDIDHVVGVFHSKYLLAWSKTPEKSVLDFCSEPLFVYEHNRAEWVLRKMTITRKHMAIVLDEYGGTDAIVTHEDLIEEMLGMEIEDEMDREENDKLNQVR from the coding sequence ATGATCATTGCGATCATTTTATTAATTTTTGTATCTTGTTTCTTTTCAGGAAGTGAAACTGCACTCACTGCAGCAAACAGGGTCAAACTCAAATCTGAAGCAGACCAAAATAATAAAAAGTCCGCAAACTTATTAAAGCTTTTAGATAAACCGAGTGCGTTTATTACGACCATATTGATTGGTAATAATATCGCAAATATTTTATTACCGACGTTGGTGACGATATTGGCGGTTGATTTAGGGTTAAACGTCGGGATTGCTTCGGCGATTTTAACTGTAGTGATTATTGTTTTTGCGGAAGTGATTCCAAAATCAATAGCTGCCACATTTCCAGATCCGATTGCTCGACTTGTCTTTCCTATTATTCGCTTTTTTGTCATTATATTAAAGCCAATTACCGTTGTTTTAAATGCGATAACAGATGGGATTAATCGCTTATTGTCTCGCAGTCAAGAGAACCAAGGTATGTCTAAAGAAGAAGTGCGTACAATGGTTTCTATTGCGGGGACTGAAGGCGCCTTTAATGAGATGGAGCGTAATCGTATCCAAGGTGTCATGAACTTTGACCGTTTGAAAGTGAACGATATTAACAATACGCCGCGCGTGAATGTGACCTCGTTATCTGTGGAAAATGATTATGATGAAGTGTATGACATTGTCACTAATCATCCTTATACGCGCTATCCGGTTTATGAAGGCGACATCGATCATGTTGTTGGTGTATTTCATTCAAAGTATTTACTTGCATGGAGTAAAACGCCTGAAAAGTCAGTTTTAGATTTCTGTTCAGAACCACTTTTTGTTTATGAGCATAATCGTGCAGAATGGGTACTCAGAAAAATGACCATTACAAGAAAACATATGGCGATTGTGTTAGATGAATACGGAGGCACAGATGCAATTGTCACGCATGAAGATTTGATTGAAGAAATGTTAGGTATGGAAATTGAAGACGAAATGGATCGTGAAGAAAACGATAAATTGAATCAAGTTCGTTAA